One window from the genome of Deinococcus yavapaiensis KR-236 encodes:
- the paaZ gene encoding phenylacetic acid degradation bifunctional protein PaaZ, with the protein MTSMTTEVRALGSYVRGQWVTDPNGTVIVDAVYGQPVATVGSGGVDFAGTLAYARERGAILREFTFHERAAMLRSLAVYLTERKEAFYELSFKTGTTRRDAVIDIDGGIGTLFSYSSLVRRELPNETFVVEDDVNPLGKGGTFYGRHVLTPREGVALHINAYNFPVWGMLEKFAPNFVAGMPAIVKPASQTAFLTEAVVQAIVESGILPEGSLQLICGSTGDLFDHLREQDVVTFTGSAATAAKLKTHPNIVARSIPFNTEADSLNCIILGRSVRPDEPEFDLFVREVVTEMTAKAGQKCTAIRRAILPRERVDDVVEAIRARLSKVTLGDPSRDDVRMGPLVSATQRDGTVQVVQELSREARVVIGHERPEILGGDFEKGGFMAPTLLVCDEPLSAKGPHELEAFGPVATLMPYDTLQDAVKLARMGAGSLVGSIVTYDRAEAKTLFFGMASAHGRVLILNRDDAKESTGHGSPLPTLVHGGPGRAGGGEELGGLRAVTHYMQRTAVQADPTTMMVLTGEYVRGASVVEDVVHPFRKNFDELRVGDSLLTHRRTVTEADIVNFANVTGDYFYAHVDDIAAKESPIFGKRVAHGYFLISAAAGLFVSPAPGPVLANYGLEDLRFVEPVGIGDTIRARLTVKSKTAKDPKPGEPHTGVVEWAVDITNQHDQLVATYSILTLVERAK; encoded by the coding sequence ATGACCAGCATGACGACGGAAGTGCGCGCGCTCGGAAGCTACGTGCGAGGCCAGTGGGTCACCGACCCGAACGGCACGGTGATCGTGGACGCCGTGTACGGCCAGCCCGTCGCCACGGTCGGAAGCGGCGGCGTGGACTTCGCGGGCACGCTCGCCTACGCCCGCGAGCGAGGCGCGATCCTGCGAGAATTCACCTTCCACGAGCGCGCCGCGATGCTGCGCTCGCTCGCCGTGTACCTCACGGAGCGCAAGGAAGCCTTCTACGAGTTGTCGTTCAAGACGGGAACGACGCGGCGCGACGCCGTCATCGACATCGACGGCGGCATCGGCACCTTGTTCAGTTACTCCAGCCTCGTGCGCCGAGAGTTGCCGAACGAGACCTTCGTCGTGGAGGACGACGTCAATCCGCTCGGCAAGGGCGGCACCTTCTACGGACGGCACGTTCTCACGCCGCGCGAAGGCGTCGCGCTTCACATCAACGCGTACAACTTCCCCGTGTGGGGGATGCTGGAGAAGTTCGCGCCGAACTTCGTCGCCGGGATGCCCGCCATCGTGAAGCCCGCGTCACAGACGGCCTTCCTCACCGAGGCGGTCGTGCAGGCCATCGTCGAGTCGGGCATCTTGCCCGAAGGTTCGCTGCAACTCATCTGCGGTTCGACCGGCGACCTCTTCGATCACTTGCGCGAGCAGGACGTCGTGACCTTCACGGGTTCGGCGGCGACGGCGGCGAAGCTCAAGACTCATCCGAACATCGTCGCGCGCTCCATTCCCTTCAACACCGAGGCCGACTCTCTCAACTGCATCATCCTCGGTCGGAGCGTGCGACCGGACGAACCCGAGTTCGACTTGTTCGTGCGCGAAGTCGTGACCGAGATGACGGCGAAGGCGGGCCAGAAGTGCACCGCCATTCGCCGCGCGATCCTTCCGAGAGAGCGCGTGGACGACGTCGTCGAAGCGATTCGCGCGAGGCTGTCGAAGGTGACGCTGGGCGATCCCAGCCGCGACGACGTGCGCATGGGCCCGCTCGTGAGCGCCACGCAGCGCGACGGCACCGTGCAGGTCGTGCAGGAACTCAGCCGTGAGGCGCGCGTCGTCATCGGGCACGAACGCCCCGAGATTCTCGGAGGCGACTTCGAGAAGGGCGGGTTCATGGCGCCGACCCTGCTCGTGTGCGACGAGCCTCTGAGCGCGAAGGGACCGCACGAACTCGAAGCCTTCGGGCCCGTGGCGACGCTCATGCCGTACGACACCCTGCAAGACGCGGTGAAGCTCGCGCGAATGGGCGCGGGCAGTCTCGTCGGCAGCATCGTCACGTACGACCGGGCGGAGGCGAAGACGTTGTTCTTCGGCATGGCGAGCGCGCACGGACGCGTGCTGATCCTCAACCGTGACGACGCGAAGGAAAGCACCGGGCACGGCTCTCCCCTGCCGACCCTCGTGCACGGCGGTCCGGGTCGCGCGGGCGGCGGCGAGGAACTCGGAGGACTGCGCGCCGTGACGCACTACATGCAGCGCACGGCCGTGCAAGCCGACCCAACGACGATGATGGTCCTCACGGGCGAGTACGTGCGCGGCGCGTCGGTCGTGGAGGACGTCGTGCATCCCTTCCGCAAAAACTTCGACGAGCTTCGGGTCGGCGACTCGCTCCTCACGCATCGCCGCACGGTCACCGAGGCGGACATCGTGAACTTCGCCAACGTCACGGGCGACTACTTCTACGCGCACGTCGACGACATCGCCGCCAAAGAGTCCCCCATCTTCGGCAAGCGCGTCGCGCACGGGTACTTCCTGATCTCGGCGGCGGCGGGCTTGTTCGTGAGCCCCGCGCCCGGACCGGTCCTCGCGAACTACGGCCTCGAAGACTTGCGCTTCGTCGAACCCGTCGGCATCGGCGACACCATCCGGGCGCGCCTCACCGTGAAGAGCAAGACCGCGAAGGACCCGAAGCCGGGCGAGCCGCACACGGGCGTCGTGGAGTGGGCGGTGGACATCACCAACCAGCACGACCAACTCGTGGCGACGTACTCGATCCTGACGCTCGTGGAACGCGCGAAGTAA
- a CDS encoding substrate-binding domain-containing protein, giving the protein MFDSKLPVRLCAAATLVLALGGPAIQARSSLNVGFSQADVTTWRWSETTSLQREAERRGYRWTTLNAKGDARQQAKDVRDLLARHIDVLFVAPLNADVLKPVLAQARSQRVPVILLDTLVDADILKPGRDYSSLVTPDFEAEGRVLGEWLIREMHGKAHILEVLDDSMRPVTRLYRQGFRNALKAAPGMKIVLTKSGLLLDEVSKFNAVAAVLRQHPEIDAAFGAPEWNGVGLAYAQIAGGQLPGKGITVVTMGGEKHNLRDVIEGLLGAVAEETPNLGPAAFKVLDDLNARRPVASWIKVTGRVYDRRNAEQLLDDAW; this is encoded by the coding sequence ATGTTCGACTCGAAGTTGCCCGTTCGCCTTTGCGCCGCTGCAACACTCGTCCTCGCCCTGGGCGGCCCTGCCATCCAGGCGCGCTCAAGCTTGAACGTCGGTTTTTCCCAAGCAGACGTGACGACATGGCGATGGTCGGAAACGACCAGCTTGCAACGCGAAGCCGAACGACGCGGGTACCGCTGGACGACCCTCAACGCGAAAGGCGATGCGCGACAGCAGGCGAAGGACGTGCGAGACTTGCTCGCTCGGCACATCGACGTGCTGTTCGTCGCGCCCCTGAATGCCGACGTGTTGAAGCCCGTCCTCGCTCAAGCGCGCTCACAGCGAGTCCCCGTGATCCTGCTCGACACCCTGGTCGACGCCGACATCCTCAAACCGGGTCGGGACTACTCGAGCCTCGTGACCCCCGACTTCGAGGCGGAGGGTCGCGTACTGGGCGAGTGGTTGATTCGCGAGATGCACGGCAAGGCGCACATTCTCGAAGTTCTCGACGATTCGATGCGTCCGGTGACGCGCCTGTACCGACAAGGATTTCGCAATGCCTTGAAAGCGGCGCCCGGGATGAAAATCGTATTGACGAAGTCAGGGCTCCTGCTCGACGAGGTGAGCAAGTTCAACGCCGTGGCCGCCGTTCTTCGGCAGCATCCGGAGATCGACGCCGCGTTCGGCGCGCCTGAGTGGAATGGCGTCGGATTGGCCTACGCGCAAATAGCCGGAGGTCAGCTGCCGGGCAAAGGAATCACCGTGGTCACCATGGGCGGCGAGAAGCACAACTTGCGAGACGTCATAGAGGGTCTGCTCGGCGCGGTCGCGGAAGAAACTCCTAATCTCGGGCCGGCGGCGTTCAAAGTGCTCGACGATCTCAACGCCCGCCGACCCGTCGCTTCCTGGATCAAGGTCACGGGTCGGGTGTACGATCGACGAAACGCAGAGCAACTTCTCGACGACGCATGGTAG
- a CDS encoding MerR family transcriptional regulator — protein MGSKETAGALYSIGRFALLSRMSATTLRFYDAQGILKPTAVDDKTGYRYYTADQLPFARSLHRLRQAQLPLDALREFTYAPTEECVRRLHGEQLQQLRHDLDDLNARLRVLERRLAYPWHEQAYQVTVERHSSAPFVFLPHRVTLAHIETAREQAFEHVQAHLARHDVQPASPPVCFFPPRPTDSAEQRRHDLEKIRTVYAGFEVNEIVPSHGRILAGFTPGGTWYVTRHRGLHDYLGCMGPMDYFMSERLRTDGVELRRGHGDFLVAEVYTRGPWDTDELGTLETTVRWLIRGETAGSLRQNESVPILTWDKQRGFVVGS, from the coding sequence ATGGGAAGCAAGGAAACGGCGGGAGCGCTCTACAGCATCGGCCGATTCGCACTTCTGAGCCGCATGAGCGCGACGACGTTGCGCTTCTACGACGCGCAAGGCATCTTGAAACCCACCGCCGTGGACGACAAGACCGGCTACCGCTACTACACGGCCGACCAGCTGCCGTTCGCCCGAAGTCTCCACCGACTGCGCCAAGCACAGCTGCCTTTGGACGCCTTGCGTGAATTCACGTACGCACCCACGGAAGAGTGCGTGCGCCGCTTGCACGGCGAGCAACTTCAGCAACTTCGGCACGACTTGGACGACTTGAACGCCCGACTTCGCGTCTTGGAACGTCGCCTCGCGTACCCTTGGCACGAGCAGGCATACCAAGTGACTGTGGAGCGCCATTCGTCGGCTCCCTTCGTCTTCTTGCCTCACCGAGTGACCCTCGCCCACATCGAGACGGCGCGAGAACAGGCTTTCGAGCACGTCCAGGCACACTTGGCACGTCACGATGTGCAGCCCGCCAGCCCGCCTGTTTGCTTCTTTCCGCCACGCCCGACGGACTCGGCGGAACAACGACGCCACGACCTCGAGAAGATCCGCACCGTGTACGCTGGCTTCGAAGTGAACGAGATCGTGCCGAGCCATGGGCGGATTCTCGCGGGCTTCACGCCGGGAGGAACGTGGTACGTGACGCGGCACCGAGGCCTGCACGATTACCTGGGGTGCATGGGCCCCATGGACTACTTCATGAGCGAGCGGCTTCGAACGGACGGCGTCGAGCTTCGACGAGGACACGGCGACTTCCTCGTGGCCGAGGTGTACACGCGCGGCCCATGGGATACCGACGAGTTGGGCACTCTCGAGACGACCGTGCGCTGGCTGATTCGAGGCGAGACGGCAGGCTCGCTGCGACAGAACGAATCGGTGCCCATCCTCACCTGGGACAAGCAGCGCGGATTCGTCGTCGGTTCGTGA
- a CDS encoding GNAT family N-acetyltransferase has protein sequence MNALHLMQRQLPVLFDVDADGRLRTVAEPGYLAGERDPAPRFFMGRTSEGNVWRVRHDVPDDLVRTLDELCLAEPATSDFTRTPVRATAVRAVLSSHAPVTAEERGPAYWIPEDPPLLGEAVLVNDDNAHLLEAHFPRRRHSRAGFRFGPVVAALEGGVAVSLCYCARFAPDAAEAGVETVEAARGRGNASAAVALWARAVREGGRTPLYSTSWSNVASQGVARKVGAAMYGEDWWID, from the coding sequence ATGAACGCCCTGCACCTCATGCAGCGACAACTTCCGGTCTTGTTCGACGTGGACGCCGACGGTCGACTCCGAACGGTCGCCGAGCCCGGCTACCTCGCGGGCGAGCGCGACCCCGCGCCACGCTTTTTCATGGGGCGCACGAGCGAAGGCAACGTGTGGCGTGTTCGTCACGACGTTCCCGACGACTTGGTGCGGACACTCGACGAGTTGTGCCTCGCCGAGCCCGCCACGTCGGACTTCACGAGGACGCCCGTGCGCGCGACCGCCGTGCGCGCGGTGTTGTCGTCGCACGCGCCCGTCACGGCCGAGGAACGTGGGCCCGCGTACTGGATTCCCGAAGATCCGCCGTTGCTCGGCGAGGCGGTGCTCGTGAACGACGACAATGCGCACCTGCTCGAAGCGCACTTTCCGAGGCGTCGCCACTCCCGGGCGGGCTTTCGCTTCGGTCCGGTCGTCGCGGCTCTCGAGGGCGGCGTGGCCGTGTCCTTGTGCTACTGCGCCCGCTTCGCGCCGGACGCGGCGGAAGCGGGCGTGGAGACGGTGGAGGCGGCGCGCGGCCGAGGAAACGCGAGCGCCGCCGTCGCCTTGTGGGCGAGGGCCGTGCGTGAAGGCGGGCGAACGCCGCTCTACAGCACGTCGTGGTCGAACGTCGCCTCGCAAGGCGTGGCCCGCAAGGTCGGCGCGGCGATGTACGGCGAGGATTGGTGGATCGATTGA
- a CDS encoding MFS transporter produces the protein MIRVIDAPSSSSRPQARPPRTLTAGLLLVILAVAFESMAVSTVLPRVAADLRGLELYGWASSAFLLASLFGAVLAGFVTDRRGVAVSAALGIGVFAVGLSVAGAAPSMTVFVLSRFVQGLGAGGLGALPFAVIRARYPEEARASMLAAVSSAWLLPALVGPLLASLVADAWSWRAVFWGLAPLVLLVAPLCVLPLREERPTVPTSRASAGLRFAFVLAASAGALIEGFRRADGLGAVLMLLGGGGVVWSVRVLFPRGMWRLLPGLPAALVTRGFAAFAVLGASSFLPLALNELRGLTLTQAGWLLSVGGVTWSAGSFVQSRLDASAVEASRIGRVRLGMAGVTVGLAFTALAVFGVTPLWTAYAGWALSGFSMGVGYNANSLFALGSVNEQQAGRLSGQLANIEVLMTAIAAGLVGAFIARVSPLGTSFVLAFAATLAASLMTWLGASRLRRSS, from the coding sequence ATGATCCGCGTGATCGACGCGCCCTCGTCTTCGTCCCGCCCTCAGGCTCGTCCGCCCCGAACCCTCACCGCCGGATTGCTGCTCGTCATTCTCGCCGTCGCGTTCGAATCCATGGCCGTCTCGACCGTGCTGCCGCGTGTCGCTGCCGACCTGCGCGGCCTCGAATTGTACGGCTGGGCGTCGAGCGCGTTTCTGCTCGCGAGCTTGTTCGGCGCGGTCCTCGCCGGGTTCGTGACCGATCGGCGAGGCGTCGCCGTGTCCGCCGCGCTCGGCATCGGGGTGTTCGCGGTCGGGCTGAGCGTCGCGGGGGCGGCGCCGAGCATGACGGTGTTCGTCTTGAGCCGCTTCGTGCAAGGTCTCGGGGCGGGTGGATTGGGCGCCTTGCCGTTCGCGGTGATTCGCGCGCGTTACCCCGAGGAGGCGCGCGCGTCGATGCTCGCCGCCGTGTCGAGCGCGTGGCTGCTGCCCGCGCTCGTCGGACCGCTTCTCGCGAGTCTCGTGGCGGACGCTTGGTCGTGGCGGGCGGTGTTCTGGGGCCTCGCGCCGCTCGTGCTGCTCGTCGCGCCTTTGTGCGTCCTTCCGCTGCGAGAGGAACGCCCGACCGTGCCGACGTCACGAGCGTCGGCGGGCTTGCGGTTCGCCTTCGTGCTCGCTGCGTCCGCCGGGGCGCTCATCGAGGGCTTTCGCCGTGCAGACGGGCTGGGCGCGGTCTTGATGTTGCTCGGCGGCGGCGGCGTGGTCTGGTCGGTTCGCGTCCTCTTTCCGCGCGGCATGTGGCGCTTGCTGCCCGGCCTTCCGGCGGCGCTCGTGACGCGCGGCTTCGCAGCGTTCGCGGTGCTGGGGGCGAGCAGCTTCCTTCCGCTCGCGCTCAACGAACTGCGCGGCCTGACGCTGACGCAAGCGGGATGGCTGCTCAGCGTCGGAGGCGTCACGTGGAGCGCGGGGTCGTTCGTGCAGTCGCGTCTCGACGCGAGCGCCGTGGAAGCGTCGCGGATCGGGCGCGTCCGGTTGGGGATGGCGGGCGTCACGGTCGGTCTCGCCTTCACGGCGCTCGCGGTGTTCGGCGTGACGCCGCTTTGGACGGCGTACGCGGGGTGGGCATTGAGCGGCTTTTCGATGGGCGTGGGCTACAACGCGAACAGCTTGTTCGCGCTCGGCAGCGTGAACGAGCAGCAGGCGGGCCGCTTGTCGGGTCAACTCGCGAACATCGAGGTGCTCATGACGGCGATCGCGGCGGGGCTCGTCGGCGCGTTCATCGCCCGCGTGTCGCCGCTCGGGACGTCGTTCGTCCTCGCGTTCGCCGCGACGCTCGCCGCGTCCCTCATGACGTGGCTGGGCGCATCGCGGCTGCGGCGTTCTTCGTGA
- a CDS encoding radical SAM protein encodes MTTSISDAYRLQPQGASFTLSRGGRFVLSCDAEGRMLTWFEDGTLYKRSLDSRVLARRAAHGRRERWALDDHEAADMFERVRTFVARALDEPLQKTLLERTVAWTPDRLLAERAKFARAYAPVGILPPDQYFSVVLQATLGCSWNKCTFCTFYEGRPFTVKTQGAFEVHLTDVRDFLGEGATLRRSLFLADGNALMVANAKLLPMMNAAKRTFPNRDFYGFVDVFTGQRKTVEQWAELREAGLRRVYLGLETGHDPLLAWVNKPGGRAESVELVTTLKAAGLNVAPIVMLGVGGRTFAEAHVRDTLALLEALPLAPGDLVYLSPFVQHDGGEYARRADADGLEPLSEPESELQFDVLRDAVKRAHPFVRAARYDIREFLY; translated from the coding sequence ATGACGACGTCCATATCCGACGCTTACCGCCTCCAGCCCCAAGGTGCCTCGTTCACGCTCAGTCGAGGCGGACGATTCGTGCTGAGCTGCGACGCCGAGGGGCGAATGCTGACGTGGTTCGAGGACGGCACGCTCTACAAGCGCTCGCTCGACTCGCGCGTCCTCGCGCGGCGAGCGGCGCACGGGCGGCGCGAGCGGTGGGCGCTCGACGATCACGAGGCGGCGGACATGTTCGAACGGGTTCGAACCTTCGTGGCGCGAGCCCTCGACGAGCCTCTTCAAAAAACGCTCCTCGAGCGGACGGTGGCGTGGACGCCCGACCGCCTCCTCGCCGAACGAGCCAAGTTCGCCCGCGCGTACGCGCCCGTCGGCATCCTCCCGCCCGACCAGTACTTCAGCGTCGTTCTGCAAGCCACCTTGGGCTGCTCGTGGAACAAGTGCACCTTCTGCACCTTCTACGAGGGACGCCCGTTCACCGTGAAGACGCAAGGCGCGTTCGAAGTGCACCTCACCGATGTGCGCGACTTCCTCGGCGAAGGCGCGACCTTGCGAAGAAGCCTCTTCCTCGCCGACGGCAACGCCCTGATGGTCGCCAACGCCAAGCTCCTGCCGATGATGAACGCCGCGAAGCGCACGTTTCCGAATCGAGACTTCTACGGCTTCGTGGACGTGTTCACGGGACAGCGCAAAACCGTGGAGCAGTGGGCAGAGTTGAGAGAGGCGGGCTTGAGGCGAGTGTACCTCGGCTTGGAGACGGGCCACGATCCCCTGCTGGCGTGGGTGAACAAGCCCGGCGGGCGAGCCGAGTCGGTCGAGCTCGTGACGACGTTGAAGGCGGCGGGCCTGAACGTCGCGCCCATCGTGATGCTGGGCGTCGGTGGAAGGACGTTCGCCGAGGCGCACGTGCGCGACACCCTCGCCCTCCTCGAAGCGTTGCCGCTCGCGCCCGGCGACCTCGTGTACCTCTCCCCCTTCGTGCAGCACGACGGCGGTGAGTACGCGCGACGTGCCGACGCGGACGGCCTCGAGCCGTTGAGCGAACCGGAGAGCGAGCTTCAGTTCGACGTGTTGCGAGACGCCGTGAAGCGCGCCCATCCTTTCGTGCGGGCGGCGCGTTACGACATTCGAGAATTCTTGTACTGA
- a CDS encoding SRPBCC family protein, protein MFDGLTITRTFNASRERVYAMWTTPEDFAAWFGTEAVEVPLDSVSMDVRVGGTWRATMRLPGGHEIQWGGKYTEVDPPGRLAFTLTDDPTTPEIEPVVVVLREVAGGTEMTFTQPRHGFSDEHLERTREGYNSFFDALEKRLSAVA, encoded by the coding sequence ATGTTCGACGGACTGACGATCACCCGCACATTCAACGCTTCCCGCGAGCGCGTCTACGCGATGTGGACGACGCCCGAGGACTTCGCCGCCTGGTTCGGCACCGAGGCCGTGGAGGTGCCGCTCGACTCGGTTTCGATGGACGTCCGCGTCGGCGGAACGTGGCGCGCCACCATGCGACTTCCCGGCGGTCACGAAATCCAGTGGGGCGGAAAGTACACCGAAGTGGATCCTCCTGGCCGCCTCGCGTTCACCTTGACCGACGACCCGACCACACCTGAAATCGAGCCGGTGGTCGTGGTGCTTCGAGAGGTGGCGGGGGGCACCGAGATGACCTTCACCCAGCCGCGCCACGGCTTCAGCGACGAGCACCTCGAACGGACGCGAGAGGGATACAACAGCTTTTTCGACGCCCTGGAGAAGCGGCTCTCCGCCGTGGCGTAG
- a CDS encoding ArsR/SmtB family transcription factor, producing the protein MPRPDPLSETFAALADPTRRAILARLRLGQATVTELAEPFDFSLPAISRHLKVLEQAGLITRGRDAQWRPCRLAADPLREAAEWMEPYRRFWNDRFDGLDDRLLAIRDNPQDTEF; encoded by the coding sequence GTGCCGAGGCCCGACCCGCTGAGCGAAACCTTCGCCGCCCTCGCCGACCCGACGCGGCGCGCCATCCTCGCCCGCCTCCGACTCGGCCAAGCCACCGTGACCGAACTCGCCGAGCCCTTCGACTTCAGCCTTCCCGCCATTTCGCGCCACCTCAAGGTCTTGGAACAGGCCGGGCTCATCACGCGGGGCCGCGACGCTCAGTGGCGCCCATGCCGCCTCGCCGCCGACCCCCTGCGCGAGGCCGCCGAGTGGATGGAGCCTTACCGCCGCTTCTGGAACGACCGCTTCGACGGCCTCGACGACCGCTTGCTCGCCATACGAGACAACCCGCAGGACACCGAATTCTAA
- a CDS encoding GNAT family N-acetyltransferase — translation MSETTLHVIDNTEGKRYEAALPQGTAYIEYRPVGNALMLTHTEVPEAMEGQGVGSTLVKFALDDIRERSMMVIPMCPFVAAYMQRHLEYADLVHPQQRGLFGLH, via the coding sequence ATGAGCGAAACGACGCTTCACGTCATCGACAACACCGAAGGTAAACGCTACGAGGCCGCCTTGCCCCAAGGCACTGCCTACATCGAGTATCGCCCGGTCGGAAACGCCCTCATGCTGACGCACACGGAAGTGCCCGAGGCGATGGAAGGGCAGGGGGTGGGCAGCACCCTCGTGAAGTTCGCCCTCGACGACATTCGAGAGCGAAGCATGATGGTCATTCCGATGTGTCCGTTCGTGGCTGCTTACATGCAGCGCCACCTCGAGTACGCGGATCTCGTGCATCCACAGCAGCGCGGCCTGTTCGGCTTGCACTGA
- a CDS encoding glycerophosphodiester phosphodiesterase encodes MRKRWWVLGGLMVLAGGVFVASALNAGGSVRANEFARRGKVWNIAHQGGEGLWPSNTMLAFSNAVSLGADMLETDIHATKDGVLVTIHDASVNRTTNGRGLVKDMTLAQLKALDAGYQWTSDGGKTFPFRGKGVTVATLDELFTAFPNMPMTVEIKQDDPPIAAKLCETLKQHRMTDKVIVASFKDSALKEFRAACPDVLTSMTESEVRPIVFLSLVNLAGLARPAGESLQVPVSAGGIPVVTKRLVREAIRKNVSVQVWTINDEVEMRRLVGLGVNGIMTDRPDVLKRVLQSSTPPR; translated from the coding sequence ATGAGAAAGCGGTGGTGGGTCCTCGGGGGCTTGATGGTCCTCGCGGGCGGGGTATTCGTAGCGTCGGCACTCAACGCGGGAGGCAGCGTGCGCGCCAACGAGTTCGCACGGCGCGGCAAGGTATGGAACATCGCCCATCAGGGGGGCGAAGGGTTGTGGCCGAGCAACACCATGCTGGCTTTCTCGAACGCCGTCAGCTTGGGTGCCGACATGCTGGAGACGGACATTCACGCGACGAAGGACGGCGTCCTCGTCACCATTCACGACGCCTCGGTGAACCGCACGACGAACGGGCGCGGTCTCGTGAAGGACATGACGCTCGCGCAACTCAAGGCGCTCGACGCGGGCTATCAGTGGACGAGCGACGGTGGGAAGACTTTTCCGTTTCGCGGCAAGGGCGTGACGGTCGCGACGCTCGACGAGCTCTTCACGGCTTTTCCGAACATGCCGATGACCGTCGAGATCAAGCAGGACGACCCGCCCATCGCGGCGAAGTTGTGCGAGACCTTGAAGCAACATCGCATGACGGACAAGGTCATCGTCGCGTCGTTCAAGGACAGCGCTTTGAAGGAATTCCGTGCCGCCTGCCCGGACGTCCTCACGAGCATGACGGAAAGCGAGGTGCGTCCGATCGTCTTCCTCAGTCTCGTGAACTTGGCGGGTCTCGCGCGGCCCGCCGGGGAGTCGTTGCAAGTTCCCGTCTCGGCGGGCGGCATCCCGGTCGTGACGAAGCGCCTCGTACGCGAAGCGATTCGCAAGAACGTCTCGGTGCAAGTGTGGACGATCAACGACGAGGTCGAGATGCGGCGTCTCGTCGGCCTCGGAGTGAACGGCATCATGACGGACCGCCCGGACGTTCTCAAACGTGTGCTTCAGAGCTCCACACCTCCTCGCTGA